In Nitratireductor basaltis, the following are encoded in one genomic region:
- a CDS encoding cell envelope integrity EipB family protein, with protein sequence MRRMHLEALTVGGLVLVFAGTAPAASQALQPHRAVYDLRLSESNDDADIESLKGRWVFEFSGSECVGYTVKSRIVMHFAMTDGPRMIDQRITSFEDARGETFRFVTKSFIDQDDENVVEGTARLSEGKTVVDYTGPQKAQHEFAPALFPIAQLKELLAKAAEGENFYQTRVFDGTEYVEEAVDVTVVLGKPRPVGEDDDERKALGKLAEDEFFPVTAAYFDNDSVGEQVSDYNVSFKLHENGIQRDLLIRYTDYSMKADLVDIELFDEDRECEVEAK encoded by the coding sequence ATGCGCCGCATGCACCTTGAAGCTCTGACTGTTGGTGGCCTTGTGCTTGTGTTCGCAGGGACGGCCCCGGCCGCGAGCCAGGCGCTGCAGCCGCACCGCGCCGTCTACGATCTGAGGCTTTCCGAAAGCAACGACGATGCGGATATCGAATCATTGAAGGGGAGGTGGGTCTTCGAATTTTCGGGCTCCGAGTGTGTCGGTTACACCGTCAAATCGAGAATTGTCATGCATTTCGCCATGACCGACGGGCCCCGTATGATCGACCAGCGCATTACCAGCTTCGAGGATGCCAGGGGCGAGACTTTCCGTTTCGTGACGAAATCTTTCATCGACCAGGATGACGAGAATGTGGTTGAAGGCACCGCCAGGCTGAGCGAGGGCAAGACCGTCGTGGACTATACCGGCCCCCAGAAGGCGCAGCACGAATTCGCGCCCGCCCTTTTCCCGATCGCGCAATTGAAGGAGTTGCTGGCGAAAGCGGCTGAAGGAGAGAATTTCTATCAGACCCGGGTCTTTGACGGGACTGAATATGTTGAAGAGGCAGTCGATGTAACCGTCGTGCTTGGCAAGCCCCGCCCGGTAGGCGAAGACGACGACGAGCGCAAAGCGCTGGGGAAACTGGCTGAAGATGAGTTCTTCCCCGTCACCGCTGCCTATTTCGACAATGACAGCGTCGGCGAGCAGGTCAGCGATTACAATGTCAGCTTCAAGCTTCATGAGAACGGCATCCAGCGCGATCTTCTCATCCGCTACACCGATTATTCCATGAAAGCCGACCTCGTTGATATCGAGCTCTTCGATGAGGATCGGGAGTGCGAAGTCGAGGCGAAATAG
- a CDS encoding O-antigen ligase family protein — protein MSEPVGWRENMASAFSYPTINRFFTFALWSTPPLLGSVASFVWHGGALWCVKEIAAGRKSFATTRAFRITSILLLFYGLMLVVSFLANSPSLETAPRLLPAATPLLFPFSYSIWAICDRDRIAHAISIASCIACLGAFSLAIVEFFVWQTRPEGGAGNSLVFAVVTGAAACACLGSLVTLHRRYNRVVNAIIAFAATCGFGAVVLSESRSLWVACLLAILGLVLPYVRLLPRIPLKFTIGAIALLAALGTLSIEPVSQRFGALAENFHALEVDENYDTSLGLRVALFDIGMQKVAGAPLLGSGIQNTRDIIAAEMWAQYELDRGFTHFHNGFLTAAVEAGTFGATALLLLLLFVGIAGMKTLWVHGEGPRALGGAILVSMFCIYALGGSFNMILGQDLYDTMFMIMLISGCILAFPEPKSVPDASKS, from the coding sequence ATGAGTGAGCCAGTTGGCTGGCGTGAAAATATGGCCAGCGCATTCAGCTATCCCACCATAAACCGGTTCTTCACTTTCGCGCTGTGGTCTACTCCGCCCCTGCTAGGCTCGGTTGCCAGTTTCGTCTGGCACGGCGGCGCTTTGTGGTGCGTCAAGGAAATTGCTGCCGGGCGAAAATCGTTTGCGACAACACGCGCTTTCCGCATCACATCCATACTGCTTCTATTTTACGGCCTGATGCTGGTCGTTTCGTTTCTTGCAAATTCGCCAAGCTTGGAGACAGCCCCAAGGCTTCTTCCAGCAGCAACACCGTTGCTATTCCCCTTCTCATACAGCATTTGGGCAATTTGCGATCGCGATCGCATTGCGCATGCAATATCCATTGCTTCATGCATTGCATGTTTAGGTGCGTTTTCTCTCGCAATTGTCGAGTTTTTCGTATGGCAGACGCGGCCAGAAGGCGGTGCTGGCAATTCGTTGGTGTTTGCTGTTGTCACTGGTGCTGCCGCTTGTGCGTGCCTCGGCTCTCTCGTGACGTTGCATCGGCGTTACAACAGGGTCGTCAACGCGATCATTGCATTCGCGGCGACATGCGGATTTGGCGCGGTCGTCCTTTCTGAATCTCGCTCCCTCTGGGTGGCCTGTCTACTAGCCATCTTGGGGTTGGTCTTACCTTACGTTCGTTTGCTGCCTCGCATTCCGTTGAAGTTCACCATCGGCGCTATCGCACTCCTCGCCGCACTTGGTACCCTTTCGATAGAACCTGTATCGCAACGATTTGGGGCACTGGCTGAGAATTTTCACGCGCTTGAAGTGGACGAAAACTACGATACATCGCTAGGCTTGCGCGTGGCGCTCTTTGACATTGGGATGCAGAAAGTTGCGGGGGCCCCGCTCCTTGGAAGCGGCATCCAGAATACCCGCGACATCATAGCTGCGGAGATGTGGGCACAATACGAGCTCGATCGAGGATTCACACACTTTCACAACGGATTTCTTACGGCGGCCGTTGAAGCGGGTACATTCGGCGCTACCGCCTTGCTCCTGCTTCTTCTCTTCGTTGGAATTGCAGGAATGAAAACACTGTGGGTTCATGGTGAAGGTCCACGGGCTTTAGGCGGCGCGATCCTGGTCTCCATGTTCTGCATCTACGCCTTGGGCGGCTCGTTCAACATGATCCTTGGACAGGACCTCTATGACACGATGTTCATGATCATGCTGATTTCCGGGTGTATTCTTGCTTTTCCCGAACCCAAATCTGTCCCCGACGCATCAAAATCATGA
- a CDS encoding AzlC family ABC transporter permease: MDSPNTANLDQSRSAAFWMMRGARAAISIPALILASAFVGFAGLARDAGLTLAQTVFMTGVVWALPAKVVLVGAVIANNSLPAAAFAVALSSVRLAPMVVAIIPEMRAPRTRKWVLYLLSHFVAVTSWVLAMEKFRYVPRERRTAFYGGLGGSLVLTNMVVVGVVFVLAGRLPPAVSAALFFLTPMYFLTSLWGSAREAASKYAMILGLAVGPVFHIWVPGFDLLASGLVAGLAAFAIHLLLGRKGRST, encoded by the coding sequence ATGGACTCGCCAAACACTGCAAATCTCGATCAATCCCGTTCTGCTGCCTTCTGGATGATGCGTGGCGCGCGCGCTGCCATTTCGATTCCCGCTTTGATCCTTGCAAGCGCATTCGTAGGCTTCGCAGGCCTGGCGCGCGATGCCGGGCTCACGCTTGCGCAGACGGTGTTCATGACCGGAGTGGTCTGGGCCCTTCCGGCAAAAGTGGTCTTGGTCGGCGCGGTGATCGCCAACAACAGCCTGCCCGCCGCCGCCTTCGCCGTGGCGCTCTCCTCGGTGCGCCTGGCGCCGATGGTCGTTGCGATCATTCCGGAGATGCGCGCGCCGCGAACGCGAAAATGGGTGCTTTATCTCTTGTCGCATTTCGTGGCCGTCACCTCCTGGGTGCTGGCGATGGAAAAGTTCCGCTATGTGCCACGCGAGCGACGCACCGCATTCTACGGCGGTCTGGGCGGAAGTCTCGTATTGACGAACATGGTGGTCGTCGGTGTGGTGTTCGTGCTTGCGGGCAGGCTGCCGCCTGCAGTTTCCGCAGCACTGTTTTTCCTTACGCCGATGTATTTCCTGACATCACTGTGGGGATCGGCACGTGAAGCGGCCTCGAAATATGCGATGATCCTCGGATTGGCGGTGGGGCCGGTCTTCCATATCTGGGTTCCCGGGTTTGACCTGCTCGCTTCCGGCCTGGTGGCGGGACTTGCGGCTTTCGCCATCCACCTTCTCTTGGGAAGGAAGGGCAGGAGCACATGA
- a CDS encoding glycerophosphodiester phosphodiesterase, with amino-acid sequence MVHSLSWLTELPIAHRGLHDGNRECWENSLAAFRAAIANNYAIECDVRLSADKVPVVFHDSDLKRLTGASGKLSSLAAKEVKELTLGETDEKVPGVRELLDLVCGRVPLIIELKGERGSDNGLVEAMVELLSDYDGPAALMSFDHWLIRDMQRYCGDIPFGLTAEGTSEEAFAAHRQMLETGISFVSYNVNHLPNEFVQDIRDRLGLPVITWTVRDKDAADLTYAHADQITFEGFRP; translated from the coding sequence ATGGTCCACTCATTGTCATGGTTGACGGAACTGCCCATTGCCCATCGTGGTCTTCATGATGGCAACCGGGAATGTTGGGAGAACAGCCTTGCAGCCTTTCGGGCTGCCATCGCCAACAACTACGCCATCGAATGCGATGTCAGGCTGAGTGCCGACAAGGTGCCTGTCGTTTTCCATGACAGTGATCTGAAGCGGCTTACAGGGGCCTCGGGGAAGCTATCATCGCTCGCTGCCAAGGAGGTGAAAGAGCTGACCCTTGGCGAAACGGACGAGAAAGTGCCCGGCGTTCGCGAACTCCTGGACCTTGTTTGCGGGCGCGTGCCGCTGATCATCGAGCTCAAAGGCGAGCGCGGCAGCGACAACGGCCTTGTTGAAGCAATGGTCGAACTGCTCAGCGACTATGACGGCCCTGCCGCTCTCATGAGCTTCGATCACTGGCTCATCCGAGACATGCAGCGTTATTGCGGTGACATCCCCTTTGGCCTCACCGCAGAAGGCACGAGCGAAGAAGCGTTCGCAGCACATCGCCAGATGCTTGAGACGGGTATCAGCTTCGTCTCGTACAATGTGAACCATCTGCCCAACGAATTCGTTCAGGATATACGCGACAGGCTTGGGCTGCCTGTCATCACCTGGACCGTACGCGACAAGGATGCAGCAGATCTGACATATGCGCATGCGGACCAGATCACCTTCGAGGGATTTCGCCCCTGA
- a CDS encoding RidA family protein, with protein MGNEIDKRLLELGVELPEPAAPAANYLPFCQSGKLLITSGQLPMKDGKLMAMGLIGQELGVEAGKLAAKWCAVNILAQARAALGSLEKIERIVKITVFVASTPDFTEQHLIANGASDFFAAALGEKGRHARSAVGVASLPLNAPVEIEAIIETA; from the coding sequence ATGGGCAACGAAATCGACAAGAGGCTGCTTGAACTTGGTGTGGAACTTCCAGAACCAGCTGCTCCTGCCGCGAATTATCTGCCTTTTTGCCAGTCAGGCAAGCTTCTCATCACATCCGGCCAGCTTCCCATGAAGGACGGAAAACTGATGGCAATGGGCCTTATCGGCCAGGAACTGGGGGTCGAAGCCGGCAAGCTTGCGGCGAAATGGTGTGCAGTGAACATTCTCGCCCAGGCGCGGGCCGCACTGGGCTCTCTCGAGAAGATTGAGCGGATCGTCAAGATCACCGTCTTCGTGGCCTCCACCCCCGATTTCACCGAACAGCACCTGATCGCAAATGGCGCGTCGGATTTCTTCGCAGCCGCCCTTGGCGAAAAAGGACGGCATGCGCGCTCGGCAGTTGGCGTTGCCTCACTGCCGCTGAACGCGCCGGTAGAGATCGAAGCCATAATCGAAACGGCCTGA
- a CDS encoding GNAT family N-acetyltransferase, with translation MKDVESDATGQPVLRVTEGIKGFAPADWAKLFSTAKAGTGGQYNPFVSHAFLSALEDSGCVGETSGWIPRFLRLEDGAGELLGATPSYIKFHSQGEYVFDHGWADAFERAGGQYYPKLQVSIPFTPATGPRLLVRIGEREQAARAALAEGLKSFTDRLGLSSTHATFITAEEAKLLQAHGYLLRHDQQFHFFSQGFRDYADFLDSLASRKRKALRKERRQALENGITIHWLTGSDLTEKVWDDFFAFYLDTGSRKWGRPYLNRDFFSLIGQRMADDVLLVMARRGDRYIAGALNFIGTDALYGRNWGCIEDHPFLHFEVCYHQAIDFALERGLKRVEAGAQGQHKLARGYEPVTTYSAHHIAHPGLRQAVAGYLEHERDEVEEIRDLLKAHTPFRRGARE, from the coding sequence ATGAAAGATGTCGAATCGGATGCAACCGGCCAGCCGGTGCTGCGGGTCACCGAGGGGATCAAGGGTTTCGCTCCGGCTGACTGGGCGAAACTGTTCTCAACGGCGAAGGCAGGCACCGGGGGTCAATACAATCCATTTGTCAGCCATGCTTTCCTGAGTGCCCTCGAAGACAGTGGCTGTGTCGGTGAGACTTCCGGCTGGATTCCACGTTTTCTTCGGCTCGAGGATGGCGCAGGCGAGCTTCTCGGCGCGACGCCTTCCTACATCAAGTTTCACAGCCAGGGTGAATATGTGTTCGACCACGGTTGGGCGGATGCATTCGAGCGTGCCGGGGGTCAGTATTACCCAAAGCTGCAGGTGAGCATTCCCTTCACACCCGCAACCGGGCCACGTCTGCTGGTCAGGATTGGGGAGCGCGAGCAGGCTGCACGGGCGGCTCTTGCGGAAGGACTGAAGAGCTTCACCGACAGACTCGGCCTGTCCTCCACGCATGCAACCTTCATCACCGCCGAAGAAGCGAAGTTGCTGCAGGCGCATGGCTACCTGTTGCGCCACGATCAGCAGTTTCATTTCTTTTCCCAGGGCTTTCGCGACTATGCAGACTTCCTGGACAGTCTTGCTTCACGAAAGCGCAAGGCATTGAGGAAGGAGCGCCGACAGGCACTCGAGAATGGAATCACAATTCACTGGCTGACGGGATCCGATCTCACCGAGAAGGTATGGGACGACTTCTTTGCCTTCTACCTGGATACCGGAAGCCGGAAGTGGGGACGACCCTATCTCAACCGCGACTTCTTTTCACTGATCGGCCAGCGAATGGCGGACGACGTCCTGCTGGTCATGGCCAGACGCGGAGATCGCTACATTGCCGGCGCACTCAATTTCATCGGGACCGATGCCCTTTATGGTCGAAACTGGGGCTGCATCGAAGATCATCCCTTCCTGCATTTTGAGGTCTGCTACCATCAGGCGATCGACTTCGCGCTGGAGCGTGGCCTCAAACGGGTGGAGGCCGGCGCGCAGGGCCAGCACAAGCTGGCGCGCGGGTATGAGCCCGTCACGACATATTCGGCCCACCATATAGCGCATCCCGGTCTGCGGCAGGCAGTGGCGGGCTATCTGGAACATGAGCGCGATGAAGTGGAAGAGATCAGGGATCTGCTGAAGGCACATACCCCGTTCCGCCGCGGCGCGCGGGAATAG
- a CDS encoding AzlD domain-containing protein, producing the protein MTFHSYETWWWPFLFILIGGWLATDAWRYLGVFLGGKLSEDSQMLVMVRCIATALVAAVIANLVVFPTGALANTPLFLRIGAGVAGFLSYILAGKRVIVGILVAEAVLVAGMMAVTS; encoded by the coding sequence ATGACATTCCACTCATACGAGACCTGGTGGTGGCCTTTCCTTTTCATCCTCATCGGCGGCTGGCTGGCCACCGATGCCTGGCGCTACCTTGGCGTGTTCCTGGGCGGAAAGCTTTCCGAAGATTCCCAGATGCTCGTCATGGTCCGCTGCATCGCCACCGCGCTCGTGGCAGCGGTCATCGCCAATCTGGTTGTTTTCCCGACAGGAGCACTGGCCAACACACCGCTGTTCTTGCGCATAGGGGCCGGTGTGGCGGGATTCCTGAGTTATATCCTCGCGGGCAAACGCGTGATCGTGGGGATCTTGGTGGCTGAAGCGGTTCTGGTTGCGGGAATGATGGCCGTGACCTCATGA
- the clpS gene encoding ATP-dependent Clp protease adapter ClpS — protein sequence MSGSDDEGDKAGRGTAVITRTRSKTKKPSLYRVLLLNDDYTPMEFVIHVLERFFQKDREAATRIMLHVHNHGVGECGVFTFEVAETKVAQVMDFARQHQHPLQCVMEKK from the coding sequence ATGAGCGGTAGCGACGACGAAGGCGACAAAGCCGGCCGCGGTACGGCGGTAATCACCCGGACTCGGTCGAAAACGAAAAAGCCGAGCCTATATAGAGTTTTGCTGCTGAATGATGACTACACGCCGATGGAGTTCGTCATTCATGTTCTGGAGCGTTTTTTCCAAAAGGACCGGGAAGCAGCCACGCGCATTATGCTGCATGTCCACAATCACGGTGTAGGCGAGTGCGGCGTCTTCACATTCGAAGTGGCCGAAACCAAAGTGGCTCAGGTCATGGATTTTGCCCGTCAGCATCAGCATCCGCTGCAATGCGTGATGGAGAAGAAATGA
- the clpA gene encoding ATP-dependent Clp protease ATP-binding subunit ClpA produces the protein MPAFSQGLERALHQALTYANERHHEYATLEHLLLALIEDADAAAVMRACNVDLDELRRTVLEYIDSELDNLVTGYDEDSKPTAGFQRVIQRAVIHVQSSGREEVSGANVLVAIFAERESHAAYFLQEQQMTRYDAVNYISHGIAKRPGSAETRAPRGAEEEGTGAPGTEGEETGKKKQQDALTAYCVNLNDKARSGRIDPLIGRESEINRTIQVLCRRSKNNPLYVGDPGVGKTAIAEGLAKRIVEGDVPDVLADATIFALDMGTLLAGTRYRGDFEERLKQVVKELEDYPGAVLFIDEIHTVIGAGATSGGAMDASNLLKPALSSGAIRCIGSTTYKEFRQFFEKDRALVRRFQKIDVNEPTVEDAVEIMKGLKPYFEDFHKVKYTNEAVKAAVELSARYISDRKLPDKAIDVIDETGASQKLLPEAKRRKTISVKEIENTIATMARIPPKTVSADDEKVLAGLEEELKRVVYGQDNAISALASSIKLARAGLREPDKPIGSYLFSGPTGVGKTEVAKQLAASLGVELLRFDMSEYMERHTVSRLIGAPPGYVGFDQGGLLTDGVDQHPHCVLLLDEIEKAHPDLFNILLQVMDHGKLTDHNGKSIDFRNVILIMTTNAGAADMAKPAIGFGSSKREGDDMEAINRLFTPEFRNRLDAVIPFGALPIPVVHQVVHKFVMQLEAQLAERRVTFELTDEAVKWLADKGYDEQMGARPLGRVIQEHIKKPLAEEVLFGKLKQGGTVRVALGEDDAGLPALKLETIPDDAPVKPKRETGAAKPKRKPQAKKAKASKASAKPAPKDPPKRSLVPQLPRKG, from the coding sequence ATGCCGGCATTCTCGCAAGGGCTAGAACGAGCGCTTCATCAGGCATTGACCTATGCCAATGAGCGTCATCACGAATATGCAACGCTGGAGCACCTGCTTCTGGCGTTGATCGAGGACGCTGACGCGGCGGCCGTCATGCGCGCCTGCAACGTGGACCTTGATGAGTTGCGCCGAACCGTTCTCGAATACATAGACAGCGAACTCGACAATCTCGTTACCGGCTATGATGAGGACTCAAAGCCGACCGCGGGCTTCCAGCGCGTCATCCAGCGCGCGGTCATTCATGTCCAGTCGTCCGGGCGCGAGGAAGTTTCGGGAGCCAATGTGCTCGTGGCAATTTTTGCTGAGCGCGAAAGCCACGCAGCCTACTTCCTGCAGGAACAGCAGATGACCCGCTACGATGCGGTCAACTACATTAGCCACGGCATCGCCAAGCGGCCCGGCAGCGCCGAAACCCGCGCACCGCGCGGTGCGGAGGAAGAAGGCACAGGAGCTCCGGGCACGGAAGGCGAAGAGACGGGCAAGAAAAAGCAGCAGGATGCGCTGACAGCCTATTGCGTCAATCTGAACGACAAGGCGCGGTCGGGCCGCATCGACCCGCTGATCGGCCGCGAAAGCGAGATCAACCGCACGATCCAGGTGCTTTGCCGCCGCTCCAAGAACAATCCGCTTTATGTGGGTGATCCTGGCGTGGGCAAGACCGCGATCGCGGAAGGGCTTGCCAAACGCATCGTCGAAGGCGACGTCCCCGATGTATTGGCCGACGCCACCATATTTGCGCTCGACATGGGCACGCTTTTGGCCGGAACCCGCTATCGCGGCGATTTCGAGGAGCGGTTGAAGCAGGTTGTCAAGGAACTGGAAGACTATCCGGGCGCGGTACTCTTCATCGACGAGATCCATACTGTCATCGGCGCTGGCGCGACATCCGGCGGCGCGATGGATGCCTCCAACCTGTTGAAGCCCGCACTATCCTCCGGTGCGATCCGCTGCATCGGCTCGACGACCTACAAGGAGTTCCGCCAGTTCTTCGAGAAAGACCGTGCGCTGGTGCGCCGCTTCCAGAAAATCGACGTGAACGAGCCGACGGTTGAAGATGCGGTGGAGATCATGAAGGGGCTGAAGCCTTACTTCGAGGATTTCCACAAGGTGAAATACACCAATGAGGCAGTGAAGGCCGCAGTCGAGCTCTCTGCACGCTATATCAGCGACCGCAAATTGCCCGACAAGGCAATCGACGTGATCGACGAGACCGGTGCTTCGCAGAAGCTTCTGCCTGAAGCCAAGCGTCGCAAGACGATCAGCGTGAAGGAGATCGAGAACACCATCGCCACCATGGCTCGCATCCCGCCGAAAACCGTATCGGCGGACGACGAGAAGGTTCTGGCCGGGCTTGAGGAAGAGCTCAAGCGCGTCGTCTACGGACAGGACAATGCGATCTCTGCTCTCGCTTCCTCGATCAAGCTGGCGCGGGCTGGCCTGCGCGAGCCGGACAAGCCGATTGGCTCCTATCTGTTTTCCGGCCCCACTGGCGTCGGCAAGACGGAAGTTGCCAAACAGCTTGCCGCCTCGCTCGGAGTCGAACTCCTGCGTTTCGACATGTCGGAATATATGGAGCGCCACACGGTCAGCCGGCTCATCGGCGCGCCTCCCGGCTATGTCGGTTTCGACCAGGGTGGACTTCTGACCGATGGCGTGGACCAGCACCCTCATTGCGTGTTGCTGCTCGACGAGATCGAGAAGGCGCACCCGGACCTGTTCAACATCCTGTTGCAGGTCATGGATCACGGCAAGCTGACGGATCACAACGGCAAGAGCATCGATTTCCGCAATGTCATCCTGATCATGACGACCAATGCGGGTGCTGCCGACATGGCGAAGCCTGCAATCGGCTTCGGTTCGTCGAAGCGGGAAGGGGACGACATGGAGGCGATCAACCGCCTCTTCACGCCCGAGTTCCGCAATCGTCTGGATGCCGTCATACCCTTCGGTGCGCTTCCGATCCCGGTCGTTCATCAGGTCGTGCACAAATTCGTCATGCAGCTTGAAGCGCAACTGGCCGAGCGCCGCGTGACCTTCGAGCTTACCGACGAGGCCGTCAAATGGCTTGCCGACAAGGGCTATGACGAGCAGATGGGCGCCCGTCCGCTCGGTCGTGTCATTCAGGAGCACATCAAGAAGCCGCTGGCGGAAGAAGTGCTATTCGGCAAGCTGAAGCAGGGCGGCACGGTGCGCGTGGCGCTCGGAGAGGATGACGCCGGCCTGCCTGCCTTGAAGCTGGAGACGATCCCGGACGATGCACCGGTCAAGCCGAAGCGGGAAACCGGTGCCGCCAAGCCGAAACGCAAGCCGCAGGCCAAGAAAGCGAAGGCCTCCAAGGCTTCCGCCAAGCCTGCACCGAAGGATCCGCCGAAAAGAAGCCTTGTCCCGCAGCTTCCCCGAAAGGGCTAG
- a CDS encoding D-alanyl-D-alanine carboxypeptidase — protein sequence MGAVVRRAIANFTEKVRSLTRSALIAAMAGTLVVAAAGQASANPKYAGLVIDAKTGETLYQDSADELRYPASLTKMMTIYMAFEAMKSGRINKNSRVPVSKNAAAEPQTNIGLRAGSAITVDQAIRALVTRSANDAATALGEFLGGSEDGFARMMTAKARQLGMKSTTFKNAHGLPNSGQRTTARDMARLGIALREHFPQYYDYFSTRSFTYNGRRYGNHNNLLGSVRGVDGIKTGYIRASGFNLVSSVNTDGRSIVAVVMGGRTARTRDAHMRDLIARYLPKASRGRDRDLIAKGPATQVVASAMLPGSAVPVPSDRPDAVPVIAYAQEPKPVAASAFASAVANKAEIDPVSTASTKASGWVIQIASMPTHEGAMRRLEETKSAASSILAQAKPFTEVFEMKGKTYYRARFAGFDDKSAAWGACESLKRQKVACYAVQN from the coding sequence ATGGGTGCGGTAGTGCGTCGAGCAATTGCAAATTTCACCGAGAAGGTGCGTTCTCTCACAAGGTCAGCCTTGATCGCGGCGATGGCAGGTACTTTGGTGGTCGCTGCGGCCGGTCAGGCCAGTGCCAATCCGAAATATGCCGGTCTTGTCATTGATGCGAAGACGGGTGAGACCCTCTATCAGGACAGCGCGGACGAGCTTCGTTACCCCGCGTCACTGACCAAGATGATGACGATCTACATGGCTTTCGAGGCCATGAAGTCCGGTCGCATCAACAAGAACAGCCGCGTTCCGGTATCGAAAAATGCTGCTGCAGAGCCGCAGACGAATATCGGCCTGCGCGCTGGTTCGGCCATAACCGTGGACCAGGCCATCAGGGCTCTCGTCACGCGCTCCGCAAATGACGCGGCGACGGCGCTTGGCGAGTTCCTTGGCGGTTCGGAAGACGGGTTTGCCCGTATGATGACGGCCAAGGCCCGTCAGCTCGGCATGAAGTCGACGACATTCAAGAATGCCCACGGATTGCCGAATTCCGGTCAGCGCACCACAGCGCGAGACATGGCGCGCCTGGGTATCGCGCTGCGCGAGCATTTCCCACAATATTACGATTACTTCTCCACGCGCAGCTTCACCTATAACGGTCGCCGCTACGGCAATCACAACAACCTTCTTGGCAGCGTTCGCGGTGTGGACGGCATCAAGACCGGTTATATCCGCGCTTCCGGGTTCAATCTCGTGTCTTCGGTCAATACGGATGGTCGCAGCATTGTCGCCGTCGTAATGGGTGGCCGCACCGCGCGGACCCGTGATGCTCACATGCGCGACCTTATTGCCCGCTATCTGCCAAAGGCATCGCGTGGTCGTGACCGTGACCTTATCGCCAAAGGTCCCGCAACACAGGTTGTGGCCTCAGCCATGCTGCCGGGTTCTGCTGTGCCTGTTCCTTCCGACCGTCCGGACGCGGTTCCAGTGATCGCCTATGCGCAGGAGCCGAAGCCGGTCGCTGCTTCAGCATTTGCTTCGGCTGTTGCCAACAAGGCAGAGATCGATCCGGTTTCCACGGCTTCGACCAAGGCCAGCGGATGGGTAATCCAGATTGCTTCCATGCCGACGCATGAAGGCGCCATGCGCCGGCTGGAGGAAACCAAGTCGGCCGCCTCTTCGATCCTGGCGCAAGCAAAGCCATTCACGGAAGTGTTCGAGATGAAGGGCAAGACCTATTATCGCGCGCGCTTCGCAGGCTTTGACG
- a CDS encoding HIT family protein produces MSASAYDDSNVFAKILRGEMPAHKIYEDDETFAFMDIMPRGDGHCLVIPKAPARNLLDASTDSLAAVMRTTQKVARAAKEAFSADGLTIQQFNEPAGGQVVFHLHVHIIPRFEGVPLKPHTGEMADQELLAEQAEKIRACLA; encoded by the coding sequence ATGTCTGCAAGCGCCTATGACGACAGCAATGTCTTCGCAAAGATCCTGCGCGGCGAAATGCCGGCACACAAGATCTATGAGGACGACGAAACCTTCGCCTTCATGGACATCATGCCCCGCGGCGATGGCCACTGCCTCGTCATTCCGAAGGCCCCTGCCCGCAACCTTCTTGACGCGTCGACGGACAGCCTTGCCGCAGTAATGCGCACCACGCAGAAAGTTGCACGCGCTGCCAAGGAGGCCTTCTCGGCCGACGGTCTCACGATCCAGCAGTTCAACGAACCCGCCGGCGGACAAGTCGTCTTTCACCTCCATGTCCACATCATTCCCCGTTTCGAAGGCGTACCGCTGAAGCCCCATACGGGCGAGATGGCAGACCAGGAACTGCTCGCCGAGCAGGCCGAAAAGATCAGGGCGTGTTTGGCATGA